The DNA window AAGATAGTATATATGAAAAATGGATTATCTGTCTCTCTCCATCTTATAGTGCAgggataaatatattttttgtaatgaTAAAGTAAATAtcgaattttagttttttttttcaattttatttaaattggtttatttataattttatgattCATTACTCAATTGAATGCGTGAATTTACTATACTTTATAAAAAGAGGATACTAACTGTTCTTGACTGTGCTAACTCCCAATTTAAGAAGGCCTAATAATAAAGATTGTAGAAAGAAAGACAAAGGCCCAAGTACCTTGCGAGATAAGCTTCGCTTTCGGATGATTCGGGAAAACCTTTCGTTTTGGACAGGTGTCTCTAACACTAAGAGAAGGTTTTAGAGACTCTGACCTCAAAAATCCAATATAAAAGCTTAATGAAAGTCCTTTATGACCTCTCACGTTGTGAGACTTGTGGTTTGTGTCATCAACAATCCACCTCAAGTTAAAATTTCAAACTGATTCCAATAAGGGATTTGTGCTCTACAAAAATTTAGAAGTATCTAGCACATGTTTTTTCGACCTTTGTTGACAAAATATCAGCGGCTAAGGAAACGTAAAACTCCAAAAATTCCATAACCTTTGTTATACATAACCTGCAAATTCAAAGTTTCTTTTACCATTCTCAAACAaatctgttctggactgggccgagcaggcccaacccttgttaccagccgagcaggccTAGTTCCCTTAGGCCCAATTGCTGGGCAACCGTTAAGGGCTGCCCCCGCGCGAAGACtccggccgagcaggcccaaatctTTTAGGCCCACTCACTAGATAACCACCAAGAGCtatccacgcgcgaagaccacgcgtcacgtctcagcgaaggattcggtcaaccatctccgaaccctacgctatgtgcatccagaacgtgagtctcctgctgactcagccctagcacgggacgttctggcagttccctagcacgtgggcctccaattggatctggcccaattagggaaccttggcccagcgctgggggctataaataccctctttcactagagggtcacgtattctattcttcactctcaaccctcattctctgatagctactaacttaagcatcggagaaccttgcaggtaccccccccccatcttgctctccaagctagattctgctgccttgacgattcttctgatcaggtacgatcagtggcgccgtctgtgggaaccttgctcccccttctttaacaaagatcaaagcataacCTTTCACGATCGTCATGGCTAACAACATCCCAAGCTCCGACCCCTTCCTCCTGGAACATCTGATCGAAGATTCCACCCGCGAGGTGACGAATCGCCGCCGGCAAGAAGAACCTCAACACGCCCTTGCCGGACAGGGAAGGTCGAGACAGGAGACTTCGCAACCTAGGAGGCAGCGGGTCCAGAACGTCCAGCAGCTGCagggcctccaacaggttcagaATGTCGAACAAAACCCTCCCGAGGGAAacgttcagaacggggaagacCAGCAGGCCCGAACCCACAATGGGCCTGAGCGCCCCCAGAATGAGAATGAGACCGACGCCAGAGATGGGCACGCTGCTTcttcattcacccacacctccgacagGCGGAGGACCCGTCATGTAGAAGAGGAGGAACCGCTCAACATCCCCGAGGATGCTGACCCCGTCACTGTCCTCCTGCTCAAAGAACTGCAAAAGACGAACAGCCTCCTCCGACTTCAGGACGACCGTATCCACGAGCTGGAAAGGAAACGACGGTACCGCTCCCCTCCGCGGAGACATTACCAGTcgcgctcctattcctcctcgcgctcacctcTGAGGAGGCACCGCCGGCGCTCCCCATCTTCTTCACGCTCGCCACCCAGAAGACACCGCCGTCGGAGGtcatattcccgctctccaccGAGAAAAAGCAGGAAGAACCAGAGACCAGAGGCCACTGAAGCAAGAAGCCTCTCCCCCGAGCAGGGTCATCAGGGCCCCTCCAAGGCTGTGCTGAAACCCCGCGAGCGTCCCTCTCCTCGGGATAATCGCGCCGGTCCCAACAATGACCAGGAAAGACCCCGGCGAGGCAGACATTCAACTTCACCAAGACCAAGCGACGAAGAAGACTTCCGCAGCCCTCTGTCCGAGGACATCCGAAGAGCCCGCCTTCCTCGAGGGATGGAAAAACCCCCGGCGTTGGACCAGTACGATGGAACCACTGACCCTGACGACCacattcggagcatcgaagcggtcatggactaccacgtcgtcaagggctctatcaagtgccgcatcttcccgaccaccctcaggaagggagcaatgacttggtacagaaacctccgccccaactccatccattcctggaccgacctcaaggaactcttctcgagccatttcacagcctcccgacgacaaccaAAATCAgaggccaatctcgaggccgtgatacaagggcccaacgaacctcttcgggattatctcgacaggttcaacaaggaggccgtccaagtacaaacagaagactacatgaagagatacctcttagaacggggacttctccccggcagtgactttaagaaggccattaagattgaaaaggtccactccatgaacgccctccttcgcaaAGCTCAAGCGTTCATCGCGTTCGAGGAAGGAGAGGCTGCTGCCATCAAAGCCTCGCGAGGCAGTGACGCCGCTCGCAGTTCAAACTACGAGCACCCAGGTTCGAAGAGAGGGCATGAAAAAAGGAAAGACGACAGATCTCTCGACATCAAAGAGCGCCGAGGACCATCTGGTCGCTTCAATGACTACACCCCTCTGAACACCTCGCGGGAGAGGATCCTGGCCGAATGCCAGAACACCGACTTCAAGAAATCAAACATCAGGCCCCCAAAGTCGAACCCCGCAAGGCCGGGAACCGACAAATCAAAGTATTGCAAATACCATAAAAGTCACGGCCACCTGACCGAAGACTGCATCCACCTCAAAGATGcaattgaaacactgatcaaggagggccgcctttcaaaatacacacagaaaggggaaccttcccgAAGGGACGACCACAGAAACTCTGACGAAGGGAATTCACCAGATAACAGGCCCCTACAAGTAGCACTGTCCGTCACTCGCCCAGAGGATTTCGTGCCATCAGCCGGGATCCTCACCGCACTTAGCAAATGGGAGAACTTCCCAATCAccatggtcgtctccaacggcggggatccaagctccctcaccatcagttcagtcaagagaaagttcgatgagcTGCTCAGCGCCAACACAGACCTCGGCCCTACACTGCGAAAATTTCGAGGAAAATCTgaaccaatcaccttctacctggaagaactgcccggcggagctccaaacgccacgattcctctgctcgtccgagccagaatggcgaACTTCGATGTTCGACGAGTCTTAGTCGatgaaggcagctcggtcgacatcatgtactcccatctcttccggacactccagctggacgactcgcaccttactccctatgtgggttcagaccttcaaggtttcaacggagctaccactaaaccatggggttacgtcgagctgattgtcaccttcggggaaggggaggCTTCTAGGAAAGTCAAAACCAggttcttggtgatcgactgcaaaaccctgtacaactgcatcatcggacgccccactctggccgaactGACTGCCGTACCCTCCACTGTccacctgaagatgaagttctacacgaggacaggacgagtggccaccatcaacgccgatattgaagcagccagaagaatcttcgacgcctccgtcaaaggattagaactgatcgctccgccgaccagctccaacaaaaagccaagggccgaagacaagcatcctcgagaagaccagcatcagacaaccaacgtcagctcagtcgacctggaTGCCCGGTTTGCAGAGGAAGAACTAAAGACTGGGGAAGAGACGCGGTCGAAGTCACCTCACCCCTTCCGACCAGTTccggacggagatttcgagctggtccCCTTGGGCGAAAACCCTGACAAAGCAGTGAAAATCGGTAAAGGGATCCCAGACcttccgaggaagcagctcatagcctgccttcgagccaatgctgatctgttcgcctggagcgccgcggaaatgcccggactcgaccctgaggtcgcctgccaccacctctccatcgatccagccgcaaaggccgtagttcaacgtaggcgtcggcagtctcccgagaaagcggaggctgccgagaaagctgtaaaagacctcctagaggcaaattttatttccgaggccaagtattcaacttggctctcaaacgttgtacttgttaagaaatctaatggaaaatggagaatgtgtgttgattatactgatgttaaccgggcatgtccaaaagacgcctatcctttaccaaacattgatagactggtcgacaactcggccggctataaactattgtcttttatggatgcttattcaggttacaaccagatccccatggcgaggagcgacaagcagtacacggcgtttatgaccgagtcgggcaactattactacaacgtaatgcccttcggcctcaaaaacgcgggatccacgtatcaacggatgatgaacaaagtgtttcgtggggagatcggcgacaccctcgaggtatacatggacgatatgatcgtcaaatctcgagaagacaccgaccacacctcccatctcgagcgcgtgttcgagcaggccagatcctgcaagatgcgcttcaacccagagaaatgcaccttcggcgtccgggtaggaaaattcctcggtttctatctgaccgaacgaggaatagaagccaacccggacaaatgccgagcattctctgaACTCCCtactcctaacaataaaaaatccatccaaatcttaaacgggatgctcactgcACTTTCacgtttcgtcgcgaaatccgcccaacaCGCCCTCCCTTTCTTCAAACTGCTACGCAAAGAAGCAGCCTTCGAATGGTCCGAAGAATGCGAGCAAGCACTTGCACACCTTAAGCAAATACTTTCCGAACCGCCCGTCCTTTCTCGACCAGACGACAACGAGCCTCTATACCTTTACCTAGCCGTTTCTAACGAGGCCGTCAGCGCGGCACTGATCCGAGAAACCGTAGACGGACAAAAACCCGTATAtttcaccagcaaagccctacagggacccgaggtgcgataccaacagatcgagaaagtcgctatggccctagtaatagcggccagaaggctacgatactacttcctcgcccacacaaTCTTTGTTCGGACGGACCAACCCATcaagcaactcctcagccgaccagacatggccggcagaatgctaagatggtccctcgagctttcAGAATTCGACGTACAGTATGAAAGCAGGAAGACACTAAAAGCACAGGCACTGGCGGACTTCGTAGCCGAGATGACCTTTATCGCCGACTCGCCCGACATGGCCAAGGacaaatggaccatctacgtagatggcgcctcgAGCAGCTCGGGCAGCGGGGCAGGCATCATCTTGGAAAACAACGAGGGACTTATCATAGAAATATCCTTAGTCCTATCCTTCAAcacatcgaacaaccaggccgagtacgaagccctcctcGCAGGCCTGAGGCTCGCCGAGGACGTAGGCGCACGAGAGATCAAGATCTATACGgattcccaactcgtcgcatcccacGTCAGCGGCGActaccaggccaaaaacgacatACTCGCCGAATATCTCGCGCTCGTCAAGGACAAGATGAAGAAATTCGCCAAAGCAGAAGTCGAGCATATTCCCCGAGAGCACAACTCGCGCGCCGACATACtatccaaacttgcgagcacgagaaagaaagggggaaacaAATCAGTTATCCAAGAAATTCTGCCCAGGCCAAGTATAGGCGAAAGCGCGCGAGCTCTACAGATATTCGCCATCGGAGACAACCaatgctggatgaccccagtGTACAACTTCCTCACGAAAGACGAGCTCCCCGCCGACGCGAAAGAAGCTTCAGCAATTAAAAGACGAGCATGTTCATACACTATCCTCGAAAACAAACTGTACCAACGAGGTTTCTCCATCCCCCTCCTTAAATGTATCGATGCCTCGCAAGCACTGGAGGTGCTCCAAGAGCTCCATGGTGGAATCAACGGCCAGCACCTCGGAGGGCGGTCCCTAgctaggaaagccctcagagccggctattattggccgaccatgcagcaggacgccaaggAACACGtcaagaaatgcgacaaatgccagcgtcacgccgacatgcacctggctccgccgaacgagctcaaatctctctcctcaccttggcctttctccacgtggggaatggacctcctcggacctttcccggtcggatcttatcaaaacaaatacctggtggtcgctgtggactacttcacgaaatggatagaagctgaagcGCTCGCTAAAATCACATCCCAAAACGTACTCCGATTTTACAAGCGGAACATACTCGATCGATTCGGAGTCCCACAGGCGATaataaccgacaacggcacccagttcacggacaGAAAATTCCAGGAATTCGTGGCCAAACTCGGGACGAGGCAGCACTTCACTTCGGTCGAGCACCCCCAAACCAACGGACAGGCTGAAGCCGCCAACCGGATCATCCTCCGTGGGTTGAAGAGAAGGCTGGGCGAGGcgaaaaaagcttgggtcgaagagctacacagcgtcctctgggcgTACAGAACGACCCCACATTCGACCACGGGCGAAACACCGTTCAGGTTAACCtatggcaccgaagccgtgatccccgtggagatccgagaaccatctcgtcggactgagtcacctctcgaggaagaactaaacgacgaagctatgagagaagagctcgacatggtcgaggaaatcCGAACAGGATCCTCCCTCCGTGAAGCAAAACTGAAACAACAGATAGCCTTACGCCATAGCACTAAAGTTATTAAACGCGGATTCGAAATCGGAGACTTGGTCCTCCGCCAAAACATGAAAGATTCGCGCGaaggcaaactagccccaaactgggaaggtccgtaccgagtatacgataaaaccgaaaacagtgcgtattacctcgagaaccttctcggcgaaaaactagctcgaccttggaatgctgaaaaactcagacgctactacagttagaaacaacctaacgctaCCCGGCCGCTCGTGACGAACACGAGGAAAGCTGGGCGaggactcgcgccatggtacaaGCGCGTATGCTCCACGACAGCTTCAGTCGGATAACCCTACCCGGAGACAAAGCCGACTACGCGGCGGGCCTTACACGCAGaccctccgcggaagtacctgcacggcagaaccccagctcgcgatgggatcgttcacgccgcgagcgcctggccccgaccgcggcctcgagctcgcttatagcgcacacctgctctgcgcacccggaccgttcccCACACGCCCGGGCCATAAACCTCGGTCGAGCACAAGCATTATTCGAGCATAGACATAAAACATTCAACGATAAAATCAGATAAGCACAAGTAAATGTTGAAACATAAAGCACAATGACATTAAAATCCGACCAAACTGGCCgggatatccaaatattacaaacatTATCCGGGCATCGCCCCATTAAAaacattggcacgcaggccacaaaatatTGGCGCGCAGGCCACAaaattggcacgcaggccacaaccAAGAATAAACAGATCAGACATCACCGTCCTCATCCTCGGCACCGTTGTCCTCACCCGGGGGCCCCTGCTCGTCTTCCCAGTCCTCGAACTCCGGGTTTGATTCAATTCGCCTGTCCACGACCTTGTGATATGGACCAATGCCCTTCGTCACCAGGCGCGGGTTGAGAACTTTCAGCTGATCCACGGCAGCTTTAAAACCGACCCCCAAGGTAGCGACACAGTCGATCTCCAGCTCCCGAACCTTGCCCAGAAGCTGAGAACGCGTCACCAAGGCTTTCTCGTCCTCATCCTCCTCGGCAGCAGGGAGGTGAGCCCTCTCCAACTCGGCAATTCTCTCGCGGAGCCTTTTTCCCTCGGCCTCCAAGTCCGGAACCTTATTACGCTCTTTAACGAGATCCTCCACTATGCCGCTCTGGACCTCATACTTGTCCTTGTACTGTTCGAACTCGTGCTCTAGCTCATCGTATTTGATCTGGAGAGCATCGTAGTCCTTCTGAGGACAGACATTCTGAGCATTAAGAGCCAAGGCCaaggcggccaccctcatcatcccttcgAGGTCCTCGGACAAATCCTTGTCTCGAGCCACCCGGTCCCGCCTGACGATgtgcctcacctcctcgcgctcgAGGAGAACATTTTTATTTGAGAAGATTCCCCTATGCAGAGTACAAGAGGGCAGCACTATGTCTTCCTCGGAGGGGTTGTCAATGATAAGAGGACGAAGCTCCGCGGTCCCTTCATTCTTTTGCTTCTTTCCGGCTGGAGAACCACGCGAGGTAGTCCCAACGGACGAAGGAGAGCCACTGTCGGGGACACTCGCGGCAGCAGCCTTGACCTCCTCAACCCGCGATCGTTTCACGGACACTTTGATGGCCCCCTTGTTCTTGGCCCGCATCTTCGTAACTTTGTCATGCAAGTCGGCCATTTTTCCCgcaaaataaagagttagaaccaaaaaggtATTGTTTAAACAAGTAATAGCTATCTCACCTAACAAAATCATAGCGTCCCCGTAACTTCCGCACTCGAGGATAGCTTTGGTGTTGATGTGCCGAGGCTCCAGCATAGGGCCTCCATCTTCCTCGAATAGGGGATCCCCGTTGGGATATGTACATATTGCCGGTCTAAACCCGTCCACGAAGGAGGCGAGCCGTTGATACGCCCCAGTATCACGCTCATTGAGGTCCTCGTCACGGAAGATGAAATAGTCGGTCCCGCGCTCGAAGTGGTCAGGCTGCCACTCCAACGGAAACCGAGCAGACGGGCCCACTCTCCTCACCCCATCCTCAATATACTCGCGCTCCTCGAACAAATGATTCTCGGCATCAGGAGTGAGAGGCTTGATTATAAAATAGCGACTCTTAAAATGCTTGATAGAGTCCTGGTaaatggcgaacagcttcttcgggtgcttaaacgacacccaactccacttgccgtccGGATCACGCAACCTCTGCAAATGAAATACTCTAAAGAAAAGGGGCAGAGTCGCTTCGACCTCCAAGTACCCGCATACAATCTCAAAGGCCCTTAAGAACGCTAAAGCGTTGGGATGAAGCTGAGACGGGCAGAGGCGCAACCAACTGAAGACGCTCCGTTGCAAATGAGTGAAGGGGAGACAGAGACCAGCCTCCTTAAAGACGAACTCATACATTGCGAAACGGGGACCGGGGAATTGCGAGCAGATCCTCTGGTGAGATTTGGGCACAAAGGCGCCCCAAGAGGGCTCCTCGTCTTGGTCAAGGTCCTCGATGACGTTAAAGGCTTCCTTGGGACGACTCGTGAAGCGCGATGCAATCATCCTCGGAGCAACGACCACCCATTCTTCAAGTGCCCTAGGGGAGGTCTCGACGACGGGAACGTCCTCTTGCGAGCCAACAGCTTCGTCCCCATCTAAAACGTCGAAGACGACATCATCCTTGTTCTCatcggccatttacctgaaaagcagaggaaaccgtgaattcgactggtcaaatccacccttccaccgcaagtcaagtgaaagggcgaggaaaaggGACGAGGAAAATTCCCCCAATCGTCAAATGGCCGACGAGCTAAAGCGCCCAGCATAATCGTCGCACGCAGCGGAGGTCGGCAAATTCATGCCCTCACCGAGACATGCAACCTCCACTGCTCGAGGCCTTCATACTACTCCCTAGTAATCCTGAAAGCTGGACGTCTCATTCAAACGTTCTAGCTCTGTTCACTCAAAACTCACTCGGCAAACGCATGGGAGAAATGATTATCTTCTAGGTTTCCTCGGCTAATTCATAAACCTTGCTCGTCACACTCATCAATCGCGCCCTCCGCACTCAAAACTAatacataaaacttaaataaatatatgaagGAGACGAGGAACTTACTTGAAGAAAGCGAAGAAGATACGAACAAGACGAGGAGGAGAGCAGTGAGCGAATCTTGAAGGCTTGGAAAATGTTAAGTGTCAAATGAGTGACCTCCTCACTCCTTATATAGGGAAAgaaggccaaagggtgtcatgatggcctaggcagcctaggagacgcCATCATTGCCTACACCCCAAAGGCGGCTCCCTCCACGAAAGGCTGCCACGCGTCCCAAAGGTCTTGGGAACTCCAAAAGACGCCGCCTATTTCCATCCCTAAAAACGGCGCAGTAATGATTACAGCCTATACAGCTGACACCTGTCAATCACGGTGACGAGTGACAACCAAAACGTCAAAAACCAAAGGCAACGGCCGACCAAAGTCCTCGAGTAGCCCAAGAA is part of the Vicia villosa cultivar HV-30 ecotype Madison, WI linkage group LG2, Vvil1.0, whole genome shotgun sequence genome and encodes:
- the LOC131651136 gene encoding uncharacterized protein LOC131651136, with product MANNIPSSDPFLLEHLIEDSTREVTNRRRQEEPQHALAGQGRSRQETSQPRRQRVQNVQQLQGLQQVQNVEQNPPEGNVQNGEDQQARTHNGPERPQNENETDARDGHAASSFTHTSDRRRTRHVEEEEPLNIPEDADPVTVLLLKELQKTNSLLRLQDDRIHELERKRRYRSPPRRHYQSRSYSSSRSPLRRHRRRSPSSSRSPPRRHRRRRSYSRSPPRKSRKNQRPEATEARSLSPEQGHQGPSKAVLKPRERPSPRDNRAGPNNDQERPRRGRHSTSPRPSDEEDFRSPLSEDIRRARLPRGMEKPPALDQYDGTTDPDDHIRSIEAKIPGIRGQTRDEAALHFGRAPPNQRTG